Proteins from one Pelagicoccus sp. SDUM812003 genomic window:
- a CDS encoding VPDSG-CTERM sorting domain-containing protein yields the protein MTNKTLATLFFAATTALVATSTASAVSLKSLTDGYDVFVQGNATLNGSVHVEGSIAVGGTLTTNGNQNSFGYHPSASDYTILANSVDFNGIDNGKYANDHNHNSRIGTLNSQVIQPDGIYEGSTRIFNFDGKGSAVEDAIDSNYFSRKIGGLVDFSNTLKGLDDTNVISDFFDTNSAPNTNLTLEFGASPGLKVISTTWNSITNIVGNLQTIGTALAGEAYVINVDLTGIGTNSFGNFNVQGRNASLVADSADFILWNFFASDDSVLKFEKGWLGSVLAPTLDVSNASNDIDGMIVARSLEYTGGEIHVDPYDYDFEVPDAGSTALLLILSAPLFFFARRRLR from the coding sequence ATGACAAACAAGACACTCGCCACACTCTTCTTCGCCGCAACCACCGCCCTCGTTGCCACAAGCACCGCCTCCGCGGTATCGCTCAAGTCCCTGACTGACGGATACGACGTATTCGTACAGGGTAACGCTACTCTAAATGGAAGCGTTCATGTGGAAGGATCTATTGCTGTTGGGGGTACTTTAACCACCAACGGGAACCAGAATTCGTTTGGATACCACCCCTCTGCGTCTGACTACACGATTCTCGCAAATTCAGTCGACTTTAACGGTATTGATAACGGGAAGTACGCTAACGATCATAACCACAATTCGAGAATAGGGACGCTGAACAGCCAAGTGATCCAACCTGACGGAATCTACGAAGGCAGCACTCGCATCTTCAATTTTGATGGTAAGGGTAGCGCTGTTGAAGATGCTATCGATTCGAATTATTTTAGCCGCAAGATTGGAGGGCTCGTTGATTTCTCCAACACTCTCAAGGGACTTGATGACACTAATGTAATCAGCGACTTTTTTGACACCAACTCGGCGCCGAACACAAATCTAACACTAGAGTTTGGAGCAAGTCCGGGATTGAAGGTTATTAGTACTACATGGAATAGCATAACCAATATCGTCGGGAACTTGCAGACAATAGGTACGGCACTCGCCGGCGAAGCTTACGTAATTAACGTAGACTTAACTGGAATAGGTACAAACTCCTTCGGAAACTTTAACGTCCAAGGACGCAACGCAAGTCTCGTTGCTGATAGCGCGGATTTCATCCTATGGAATTTTTTCGCCAGTGACGATAGCGTTCTAAAATTTGAAAAGGGCTGGCTTGGCAGCGTTTTGGCTCCAACCTTAGATGTCTCAAACGCATCTAATGACATTGACGGAATGATTGTCGCAAGGAGCTTGGAATACACAGGAGGAGAAATACATGTCGACCCTTACGACTACGACTTCGAAGTCCCCGATGCCGGTTCCACCGCTTTGCTGCTGATTTTGAGCGCTCCGTTGTTCTTCTTCGCGCGTCGTCGATTGCGCTAA
- a CDS encoding metallophosphoesterase, with product MQILIFVGLYGLINVYLFRTAWTAFPQLEVFWATSIGLLFLSLFAAVFLEKRKAIRASLPFSWIGYTWLGLAGIALTLAALTDLAQLFTSSLSDRAQFWIVAIGTGSLGMWAGWEAQRVRVKRVSMVSNKELFADRPLKIIQISDLHLGDSSSLKRVKKLVARINEEKPDLVVSTGDLFDGYLELMAPFVDALRSIDAPLGKFAVSGNHEVYAGLDDALSLTELAGFKPLRNEASFVLETMRVAGVEDPASPMRPDEDTALGLITNKAFTLLLKHRPAFEPASKGRFDLQLSGHTHGGQIAPFHLLTKLAYKAKPGLSELAPKQYLYLSRGTGSWGPQLRLLAPNELTVIEITPSP from the coding sequence ATGCAGATCTTAATCTTCGTAGGTCTCTACGGGCTGATAAACGTCTATCTCTTTCGGACGGCCTGGACTGCCTTTCCTCAGCTGGAGGTCTTCTGGGCCACGTCGATCGGGCTTCTCTTTCTCTCGCTCTTCGCCGCGGTCTTTCTTGAAAAGCGGAAGGCGATCCGCGCCTCGCTCCCTTTCTCCTGGATCGGCTATACCTGGCTCGGGCTGGCGGGAATCGCTTTGACCTTAGCGGCGCTGACTGACCTCGCTCAGCTCTTCACGAGCTCCTTGAGCGATCGCGCCCAGTTCTGGATCGTCGCCATCGGCACGGGCTCGCTAGGGATGTGGGCCGGTTGGGAGGCCCAGCGCGTGCGGGTCAAACGTGTATCCATGGTTTCCAACAAAGAGCTTTTCGCAGACCGGCCCTTGAAGATCATCCAGATCTCCGATCTTCATCTGGGCGATAGCAGTTCGCTCAAACGGGTCAAGAAGCTGGTAGCTCGCATCAATGAGGAAAAGCCGGACCTGGTGGTGTCCACCGGAGACCTGTTCGACGGCTATCTCGAGCTCATGGCCCCGTTTGTGGACGCACTGCGCTCGATCGACGCGCCTCTGGGCAAGTTCGCGGTCTCGGGTAATCACGAGGTCTACGCAGGGCTCGACGACGCCCTCTCGCTGACGGAGTTGGCAGGCTTCAAACCGTTGCGAAACGAAGCGAGCTTCGTACTCGAGACCATGCGTGTGGCAGGCGTCGAAGATCCCGCTTCTCCCATGCGTCCGGACGAGGACACGGCGCTTGGCCTGATCACCAACAAGGCCTTCACCCTGCTGCTGAAGCATCGACCGGCTTTCGAGCCAGCATCCAAAGGTCGGTTCGATCTCCAACTGTCGGGGCACACCCATGGCGGCCAGATCGCTCCTTTTCACCTGCTGACCAAGCTTGCATACAAAGCGAAACCTGGTCTCAGCGAACTGGCCCCGAAACAATACCTTTACCTCAGCCGCGGCACCGGATCCTGGGGACCGCAGCTCCGCCTGCTCGCCCCCAACGAACTCACCGTGATCGAAATAACCCCCAGCCCGTGA
- a CDS encoding dienelactone hydrolase family protein, which translates to MKKRYTLFLCSALLISFASAKPLETETLSYELDGVTFESVLVYPSNVSTKAPGVLMIPNWMGPTEASLEKAKLVAGDSRLVMMVDMYGVDTRPSNGQEAGAAAGTLRGDRDLMRARAQKALEVFRDAGSKHGLDEQKIAAIGFCFGGGAVLELGRTGADLDAIVSFHGDLLSPTLQEDAGRTHAKVLVLHGAEDPYVPQTDVDSFVSVMLETGVDWQLVQFSGTVHSFTNPEADSDGSRYNARSAQRAFEMMNDLLAEVW; encoded by the coding sequence ATGAAAAAACGCTACACGCTATTCCTCTGCTCCGCTTTGCTCATCTCCTTCGCGTCGGCGAAGCCGCTCGAGACTGAAACCCTCTCCTACGAACTTGACGGCGTCACCTTCGAGAGCGTTCTCGTCTATCCGAGCAACGTTTCGACGAAAGCGCCTGGAGTTCTGATGATCCCCAACTGGATGGGCCCGACGGAGGCTTCCTTGGAAAAAGCCAAACTGGTGGCCGGAGACTCCCGGCTGGTCATGATGGTCGATATGTACGGGGTGGATACGCGGCCAAGCAACGGCCAGGAGGCAGGGGCGGCCGCCGGAACGCTACGCGGGGATCGCGACCTGATGCGCGCTAGGGCCCAGAAGGCGCTCGAGGTTTTCCGAGATGCGGGATCGAAGCACGGGCTGGATGAGCAAAAGATCGCTGCGATCGGCTTCTGCTTCGGCGGTGGCGCCGTTCTGGAACTAGGCAGGACGGGGGCGGACCTCGACGCGATCGTTTCCTTCCACGGCGACCTGCTGTCGCCAACATTGCAAGAGGACGCGGGTAGAACGCATGCCAAGGTCCTGGTTCTGCACGGGGCCGAAGATCCCTACGTGCCCCAGACGGATGTAGACAGCTTCGTTTCCGTAATGCTGGAGACCGGTGTTGACTGGCAGCTCGTGCAATTCAGCGGCACCGTTCACAGCTTCACCAACCCCGAAGCCGATTCGGACGGATCTCGCTACAACGCCCGCTCAGCTCAGCGTGCCTTCGAAATGATGAACGATCTGCTGGCGGAGGTATGGTAG
- a CDS encoding DUF2147 domain-containing protein, translated as MKRLLPLLFLLIPCAFANESPVGLWRTIDDETGEAKSLVRISRDKDGTLKGVVEQILAPDRRDRVCEECEGERRDQPILGMTILWGFKPNKNKWSGGEILDPNNGKIYSAHLRLRKHGQVLDVRGYIGISLIGRSQLWQRVK; from the coding sequence ATGAAGCGATTGCTCCCACTGCTGTTCCTCCTAATCCCCTGCGCTTTCGCCAACGAAAGCCCCGTCGGTCTCTGGAGGACCATCGACGACGAAACCGGCGAGGCGAAAAGCTTGGTGCGCATATCGCGCGACAAGGACGGCACCTTGAAGGGCGTAGTGGAGCAAATCCTCGCCCCCGACAGGCGAGACCGGGTCTGCGAGGAATGCGAGGGCGAGCGACGCGATCAGCCGATCCTTGGCATGACCATTCTCTGGGGATTCAAACCGAATAAAAACAAGTGGTCCGGCGGAGAGATCCTCGACCCCAACAACGGCAAGATCTATTCCGCTCATTTGAGGCTCAGAAAACACGGCCAAGTTCTAGACGTTCGCGGATACATCGGAATTTCGCTAATCGGCCGGAGCCAATTGTGGCAGCGCGTCAAATGA
- a CDS encoding transporter, translating to MHSTSALLQAGQWQVTTSYRWLYSDRHFSGLEEQTHRKDEHTEVINDSHFLDVTLTRAISRRLWLNLTVPTVYSDRSSLYEHMGNSSGQRFSTQAGGIGDLRVSANYWMFDLENQRRSNVLLGFGFKAPTGDYKATDTFHRPTGLQERYVDSSIQPGDGGWGLVFDAQGYHRFSERTTAYATVSYLANPREMVEATGFSVPDSYLYRAGVDYLAFPMRGVTVSLGGRMEGVPEEDLWGGSNGRRRPGYSIAIEPGFTYANERHSLTVSVPIALIRNRTQSIPEIPRGRHGDAAFADYTLNASYSYRF from the coding sequence ATGCATTCGACGAGCGCATTGCTTCAGGCGGGGCAATGGCAGGTCACGACCAGCTACCGCTGGCTTTACTCGGACCGGCATTTTTCCGGGCTCGAGGAGCAAACGCATCGCAAGGACGAGCACACCGAAGTGATCAACGATTCGCACTTTCTGGACGTCACCCTCACGCGTGCGATCAGTCGGCGTCTCTGGCTCAACCTCACCGTTCCCACGGTCTACTCGGATCGATCCTCGCTCTACGAGCACATGGGCAACTCTTCCGGTCAGCGTTTTAGCACGCAAGCGGGAGGAATCGGCGACCTTCGCGTTTCCGCCAACTACTGGATGTTCGATCTCGAAAACCAACGAAGGAGCAATGTGCTGCTCGGGTTCGGGTTCAAGGCTCCGACCGGCGACTACAAGGCTACCGATACCTTCCACCGGCCAACCGGCTTGCAGGAACGCTATGTGGACTCGTCGATTCAGCCCGGAGATGGGGGGTGGGGACTGGTTTTCGATGCTCAAGGCTATCATCGGTTTTCCGAGCGAACGACCGCTTACGCCACCGTTTCCTATCTCGCCAATCCGCGCGAAATGGTGGAAGCGACAGGGTTCTCCGTGCCTGATTCGTACCTCTATCGAGCGGGCGTCGACTACTTGGCGTTTCCCATGCGAGGCGTCACGGTGAGTCTCGGGGGTAGGATGGAGGGCGTGCCCGAAGAGGATCTCTGGGGTGGGAGCAATGGGCGCCGCCGCCCCGGCTACTCGATAGCGATCGAACCAGGCTTCACCTACGCCAATGAAAGGCACAGCCTCACGGTCAGCGTGCCCATCGCTTTGATACGCAACCGAACCCAGAGCATTCCCGAAATCCCTCGCGGCAGACATGGCGACGCGGCCTTCGCCGACTATACGCTGAACGCGAGCTATTCGTATCGATTCTGA
- the thrS gene encoding threonine--tRNA ligase, whose protein sequence is MKEQMTPLEEIRHSSAHVLATAVLRLFPEAKLDIGPPTDTGFYYDFDLDHKFTAEDLEKIESEMKKVIKENQKFERVEVSREQATQMIQEFGQAEYKLGRLADIPEGDTISFYKNGEFLDLCAGTHVAYTKKIKAFKLLSVAGAYHRGDEKNKQLQRIYGTAFPSKEELAAYLEQLEEARKRDHRRVGKEMGLFHIDEAVGQGLVLWKPKGAIIRQELQDFISEQLITQGYTQVFTPHIGKLGLYRTSGHFPYYQESQFAPIIERDSLADLADENAPCSQLTNKLETGDIDGFLLKPMNCPMHIKIYDSEPHSYRDLPIRLAEFGTVYRWEQSGELNGMTRVRGFTQDDAHLFCTEEQLQGEIQGCLDLVKIVFNTLGMEEYSVRVSLRDPNSDKYVGDPKNWDKAEAALREAVKTLGVPYVEEEGEAAFYGPKIDFVVKDVIGREWQLGTVQVDYNLPERFDISYTGSDNKPHRPVMVHRAPFGSMERFCGLLIEHFGGDFPTWLAPEQVRILPISDKVRDYAQKLLEELKANGVRAAADFNSDKLGAKIRNAELDKVPNVLIVGEREAEEGKVSVRSRFHDGKPTMLFEEFETEVLQLINERVLQIKR, encoded by the coding sequence ATGAAAGAACAAATGACTCCTCTCGAAGAGATCCGCCACAGCTCGGCCCACGTTCTCGCCACTGCAGTTCTTCGCCTCTTTCCGGAAGCGAAGCTCGACATCGGCCCGCCAACCGACACCGGTTTCTACTACGATTTCGACCTGGATCATAAGTTCACCGCCGAAGATCTGGAAAAGATCGAGTCGGAGATGAAGAAGGTCATCAAGGAGAACCAGAAGTTCGAGCGCGTGGAGGTCTCCCGCGAGCAAGCCACCCAGATGATCCAGGAGTTCGGTCAGGCCGAATACAAGCTCGGCCGCTTGGCGGACATCCCGGAAGGCGACACCATTTCGTTCTACAAGAACGGCGAGTTCCTCGACCTCTGCGCCGGCACTCACGTCGCCTACACCAAGAAGATCAAAGCGTTCAAACTGCTTTCCGTCGCAGGCGCCTACCACCGCGGCGACGAAAAGAACAAGCAGCTTCAGCGCATCTACGGCACCGCCTTTCCCTCGAAGGAAGAGCTGGCAGCCTATCTCGAGCAATTGGAAGAAGCTCGCAAGCGCGACCATCGCCGCGTGGGCAAGGAAATGGGCCTCTTCCACATCGACGAAGCGGTCGGCCAAGGCCTGGTCCTCTGGAAACCCAAAGGGGCCATCATTCGCCAGGAGCTGCAGGACTTCATCTCCGAGCAGCTCATCACGCAGGGCTATACGCAAGTCTTCACCCCGCACATCGGCAAGCTTGGCCTGTATCGAACATCTGGACACTTCCCGTATTATCAGGAGTCCCAGTTCGCTCCCATCATCGAGCGCGACTCGCTGGCGGACCTGGCCGATGAAAACGCCCCTTGCTCCCAGCTGACCAACAAGCTGGAAACGGGCGACATCGATGGCTTCCTGCTCAAGCCCATGAACTGCCCGATGCACATCAAGATCTACGACTCGGAGCCGCACTCCTATCGCGATCTTCCCATCCGCTTGGCCGAGTTCGGCACCGTCTACCGCTGGGAGCAATCCGGCGAGCTCAACGGCATGACGCGCGTGCGCGGCTTCACTCAGGACGACGCCCACCTCTTCTGCACAGAGGAGCAGCTGCAAGGCGAGATCCAGGGCTGTCTCGATCTGGTGAAAATCGTTTTCAACACCCTCGGCATGGAGGAGTACTCGGTGCGCGTTTCCCTACGTGATCCGAATTCCGACAAGTACGTGGGCGACCCGAAGAACTGGGATAAGGCGGAAGCCGCTCTGCGCGAGGCGGTCAAAACCCTGGGCGTTCCCTACGTCGAAGAGGAAGGCGAAGCCGCCTTCTACGGACCGAAGATCGACTTCGTGGTAAAAGACGTGATCGGTCGCGAATGGCAGCTCGGCACCGTGCAGGTCGACTACAACCTGCCGGAGCGCTTCGACATATCCTACACCGGTTCGGACAACAAGCCGCACCGCCCGGTCATGGTGCACCGCGCTCCCTTCGGCTCCATGGAGCGCTTCTGCGGACTGCTCATCGAGCACTTCGGCGGCGACTTCCCGACATGGCTGGCCCCGGAGCAGGTTCGCATCCTACCCATCAGCGACAAGGTGCGGGACTACGCTCAGAAGCTGCTCGAGGAATTGAAGGCAAACGGCGTGCGGGCCGCGGCGGATTTCAACTCCGACAAGCTCGGAGCCAAGATTCGCAACGCCGAGCTCGACAAGGTGCCCAACGTCTTGATCGTGGGCGAGCGCGAAGCGGAAGAAGGCAAGGTCAGCGTGCGCAGCCGTTTCCACGACGGAAAGCCGACCATGCTCTTCGAGGAGTTCGAAACCGAGGTTCTGCAGCTCATAAACGAGCGCGTCCTGCAGATCAAACGGTAG